Part of the Rhizobiales bacterium NRL2 genome is shown below.
GTTATGTAGCCTGTCAATATGCGAGCGAGGGGATACGATGCAATGCCATAGTACCAGGTCCGTTTCCTGGGCCAGTAGCTCAACGTGACCTGCCTGAGATGGTAGCGCGCTTAGTCATGCGCGTCCCCTTGGGACGAATAGGTCAGCCTCAAGAGATTGGGGGGCCAGTCGTCTTTCTAGCCTCACCTGCCGCATCATTTGTAACCGGAGCGGTGGTACCGGTCGATGGAGGCTGGACCGCATGGTGATACCCCAAAGCATAGTCTTTCGCACCGATGCTTCAATTGAGATCGGCAGCGGGCATGTCTTGCGCTGTTTGACCCTTGCACACTCTTTAAAGGAACGTGGTGCCCGGTGCCGCTTCGTCACGCGAGCGCTGCCTAGGAACCTTGCGCAGCGTTTAGTTGACGAGGGGTTTGATGTTACGCTGTTACCTGAACCGTCAAACGAGCCACCGGCCGGCCCGCCGAACCACGCGCCTTGGGCCGGCGTGAGTTGGGACGAGGATGCCGCGCAAACGCGGTTGGCGCTGGCGGATGACACGCCAGATTGGCTAGTAATGGACCATTACGCCTTTGACAGGCGCTGGCAGCGGGCGGCGCGGCCGGCGGGCACGAGGCTGATGGTGATCGACGATCTGGCTGACCGGCCGCATGAATGCGATTTGCTTCTCGATCAGAATCTCGGTCGTGAATTGGGCGATTATAACGGTTTAGTGCCGGATCACTGCATTTGCCTTGTCGGACCGCGATATGTGCTGCTACGGCCCGAATTCGTCGTGGCACGGCCACATGCCCTTGCTAGGCGAGCTGAGCAGGCGTTGCGTCAACTGCTCATCACAATGGGTGGGGTCGACAGGACTGATGCAACATCCTTCGTGCTGCGCGCGCTGCGAGAGGCGCCGCTGCCCGAGGATCTGCGCATCAGCGTCGTCATGGGTTCGGCGGCGCCGGCACTGCAGCGAGTGCGGCTGCTGGCGCAAGACATGCCCTGGCCAACGGAAGTGGCGGTCGATGTGACCGACATGGCCGCACGCATGGCGGCGGCTGACCTATGCATTAGTGCTGGCGGGGGCACCACATGGGAGCGGCTGTTCCTCCAACTGCCTAGCTTTGTCACTTCGATAGCCGAGAACCAGGAGGACTATCTGAGGTTTCTTGAACGCAGGAATTTGGTGGCGTATTTCCAGAGGTCCACCGAACTGATTGACCTAATCGCGACCGGCGCATTCAGAAAGCTGTCGTTGGATGCCGGCGTCGAATACGGCACGCCAAACGTCGTGGAACGGCTGTGCAGGTTCAACTGAGACGGCCTTGCCCGCTCGACGTGCGGCGGACGTATCGCTGGCTGTGCAATAGGGCTCTGCGCGACGACTTTATGATGCTGGATGCGCCCGAAATCAGAGTTCACATGCGCTACTGGCGATTGGTATTGGAGCAGAAATCGAAAGACCGGTTCTTCTCGATAGATGCCGACAGGGCCCATGTAGGCAATTGCGGGATTAAGAACATTAAGGAAAGCGGCCGTGGCGAAGTCTGGATCTATCTTGGCGATCACTCGGTGCGGGGGCAGGGTATCGGCAGGCTTGCCATGGCAGGCCTAAAACAAAAGGCACGCTCCATGCAGCTTTCGGAACTGATTCTGCATGTCCGGACCGACAACGCGGCGGCAAACCGCCTTTACAGGCAGGAAGGGTTCGTTGTGGCTGAAATCGGTCCGGCCGGATCCTTCGGGTTTGGGGTGGACGCAGAAGTTTGCCTGATGAGGACAAGCCTATGAAAACCGCCATCATGCAGCCGACATATCTGCCATGGGCCGGTTATTTCTCGCTCATTGATAGCGTTGATTGCTTAGTGTTTCTTGACGATGTCCAAGTCGAGCGCCAGTCGTGGCAGACAAGGAACCGAATATGCCTTGATGGGCATGAACAAATGTTGTCGGTACCGGTCCGAAAAACCGGTCTTCAGACAAAAATAAAGGACGCTTGTGTCGATGATTCGACGCGCTGGCGAAAGAAGCATCAGAAAACCCTGCGTCAAGCCTATGGTGCCACGAGTTTTGGGAAGCTAGTACTGAAGCCGATCGATGTTATTCTCAACGACCATCTCCAAGTAAGGCTCGCTGACATCAACATTGACATCATTACCGGTATATCGGAGATACTTGGCCTTTCTACGAAATTTTTACGCGCGTCGAATCTCAAATGCGTGGGCAATAGGTCCCGTCACCTAATAGCGATTTGTCAGACCATCGGCGCCACTAGCTATATCTCGCCCGAAGGTTCCCGTCAGTATCTCGAGGAAGACGGATTCACGGACCGGTTGGGTGAAATCCCCATGCATTTTCACCGATTCTTGCCCGGACCTTATCCACAAATTAATTGTAGAAATTTCATCCCCTATTTAGCAACCGTGGACGTAATCGCGAACCTCGGGCCCGATGCAGCTCGAAACTATTTGCAGGAGAATGCGGAACATGTCTGAGATCAGCATCGCTGGGCGCGCCATAGGTCCCGACCATCCCCCCTATGTGGTTGCCGAATTGTCTGCGAATCACAATGGGGATCTCGAACAAGCATTGCGCATAATCGACGCTGCACAGGCGGCGGGCGCAAATGCGGTTAAGATCCAGACCTATCGCCCCGATACTATCACGCTGAAGTCAGACGGCCCAGATTTCCAGATCACCGAGGGTCTCTGGGCCGGGCGGACGCTATACGAACTGTATGAATGGGCGCATACGCCCTGGGAATGGCACAAAACGCTGTTCGCCCATGCTGCCAAACGCGGAATCACGATGTTTTCCTCGCCCTTCGACGCAACCGCCGTAAATTTACTACAGAGTCTGGGCGCGCCAGCATATAAGATCGCCAGTTTCGAAGCTATCGATCTACCGCTCATCCGCTATGTCGCCGCAACCGGCATGCCAATGATCATTTCGACCGGCATAGCTGATCTAAAAGAGACCACCGAGGCAGTCGAGGCGGCACGCGATGGCGGTTGCACGGACCTAGCGTTGTTGCATTGCGTTTCGGGCTACCCGGCCCCGGCATCCGATTACAATTTGGTCACGCTTGCAGACATGGCGGCACGGTTCGGCGTGCCGGTGGGTCTCTCAGACCACACTCTGGACAACACCACGGCGATCGCAAGTGTGGCTCTGGGGGCGTGCATGATCGAGAAACACATGACGCTAGATCGTTCCGGCGGAGGTCCCGATGACAGTTTCTCGCTGG
Proteins encoded:
- a CDS encoding UDP-2,4-diacetamido-2,4,6-trideoxy-beta-L-altropyranose hydrolase, with translation MDHYAFDRRWQRAARPAGTRLMVIDDLADRPHECDLLLDQNLGRELGDYNGLVPDHCICLVGPRYVLLRPEFVVARPHALARRAEQALRQLLITMGGVDRTDATSFVLRALREAPLPEDLRISVVMGSAAPALQRVRLLAQDMPWPTEVAVDVTDMAARMAAADLCISAGGGTTWERLFLQLPSFVTSIAENQEDYLRFLERRNLVAYFQRSTELIDLIATGAFRKLSLDAGVEYGTPNVVERLCRFN
- a CDS encoding pseudaminic acid synthase, which translates into the protein MSEISIAGRAIGPDHPPYVVAELSANHNGDLEQALRIIDAAQAAGANAVKIQTYRPDTITLKSDGPDFQITEGLWAGRTLYELYEWAHTPWEWHKTLFAHAAKRGITMFSSPFDATAVNLLQSLGAPAYKIASFEAIDLPLIRYVAATGMPMIISTGIADLKETTEAVEAARDGGCTDLALLHCVSGYPAPASDYNLVTLADMAARFGVPVGLSDHTLDNTTAIASVALGACMIEKHMTLDRSGGGPDDSFSLEPAEFAELCRGARVAWEAVGRVDYGRKSSEIGNAKYRRSLYFVRDIKAGQVITADCVRSVRPGFGLAPKHLPSILGRRVREDVHAGTPVSETVIER